One Chromobacterium paludis genomic window carries:
- the lpdA gene encoding dihydrolipoyl dehydrogenase, translating into MSNLIELKVPDIGGHNNVDVIEVFVKPGDVIEKEASLITLETDKATMEVPAEAAGTVKEVRVSVGSKVSEGDLVVILEAAGAAAAAPASSEVKPVETVGVASATTQAGFAPQAAPVAASHSGGADIECDVMVLGGGPGGYSAAFRAADLGLKVVIVERYATLGGVCLNVGCIPSKALLHNAAVIDEVSHLAANGIKFGKPEVDIDMLRGYKEKVIAKLTGGLGGMAKARKVEIVRGNGHFIDPHHIEVSLTTGKGREESGEKKIVKFKHAIIAAGSRVVKLPFIPNDPRVVDSTGALELKGVADRMLIIGGGIIGLEMGTVYSTLGARLDVVEMLDGLMQGADRDLVKVWQKWNAHRFDNIMLNTKTVAVEPKDDGVWVTFEGAQAPKEPQRYDLVLYATGRAPNGKLIGAENAGIAVTDRGFIQVDKQQRTNVPHIFAIGDIVGQPMLAHKGVHEGHVAAENCAGMKSYFDARVIPGVAYTDPEVAWVGVTEDEAKKQGLKIEKGVFPWAASGRAIANGRDEGFTKLIFDAESHQIIGGGIVGPHAGDMIGEVCLAIEMGCDATDIGKTIHPHPTMGESIGMAAEVAHGTCTDLPPQRKK; encoded by the coding sequence ATGAGCAATCTGATCGAATTGAAAGTCCCGGACATCGGCGGCCACAACAACGTGGACGTGATCGAAGTGTTCGTCAAGCCGGGCGACGTGATCGAAAAAGAAGCCAGCCTGATCACGCTGGAAACCGACAAAGCCACCATGGAAGTGCCGGCTGAAGCCGCCGGCACCGTCAAGGAAGTGCGCGTGAGCGTGGGCAGCAAAGTGTCCGAGGGCGACCTGGTGGTCATTCTGGAAGCCGCCGGCGCAGCCGCCGCGGCTCCGGCCTCGTCCGAAGTGAAACCGGTGGAAACCGTGGGTGTGGCCTCCGCTACCACCCAAGCCGGCTTCGCCCCGCAAGCCGCTCCGGTGGCCGCCAGCCATAGCGGCGGCGCCGACATCGAATGCGACGTGATGGTGCTGGGCGGCGGCCCTGGCGGTTACTCCGCCGCCTTCCGCGCGGCCGACCTGGGCCTGAAAGTGGTCATCGTCGAGCGTTACGCCACCCTGGGCGGCGTGTGCCTGAACGTGGGTTGCATCCCGTCCAAGGCGCTGCTGCACAACGCCGCGGTGATCGACGAAGTGAGCCACCTGGCCGCCAACGGCATCAAGTTCGGCAAGCCGGAAGTGGACATCGACATGCTGCGCGGCTACAAGGAAAAGGTCATCGCCAAGCTGACCGGCGGCCTGGGCGGCATGGCCAAGGCGCGCAAGGTGGAGATCGTGCGCGGCAACGGCCACTTCATCGACCCGCACCACATCGAAGTCTCGCTGACCACCGGCAAGGGCCGCGAAGAGTCCGGCGAGAAGAAGATCGTCAAGTTCAAGCACGCCATCATCGCCGCCGGCTCCCGCGTGGTGAAGCTGCCGTTCATCCCGAACGACCCGCGCGTGGTGGACTCCACCGGCGCGCTGGAGCTGAAGGGCGTGGCCGACCGCATGCTGATCATCGGCGGTGGCATCATCGGCCTGGAAATGGGCACCGTCTACTCCACGCTGGGCGCGCGCCTGGACGTGGTGGAAATGCTGGACGGCCTGATGCAAGGCGCCGACCGCGACCTGGTCAAGGTATGGCAGAAGTGGAACGCCCACCGTTTCGACAACATCATGCTGAACACCAAGACCGTGGCCGTGGAGCCGAAGGACGACGGCGTGTGGGTGACTTTTGAAGGCGCGCAAGCCCCGAAAGAGCCGCAACGCTACGATCTGGTGCTGTACGCCACCGGCCGCGCGCCGAACGGCAAGCTGATCGGCGCGGAAAACGCCGGCATCGCGGTGACCGACCGCGGTTTCATCCAGGTGGACAAGCAGCAGCGCACCAATGTGCCGCACATCTTCGCCATCGGCGACATCGTCGGCCAGCCGATGCTGGCGCACAAGGGCGTGCATGAAGGCCACGTGGCGGCGGAAAACTGCGCCGGCATGAAGTCCTACTTCGACGCCCGCGTGATCCCGGGCGTGGCCTACACCGATCCGGAAGTGGCCTGGGTGGGCGTGACCGAAGACGAAGCCAAGAAGCAAGGCCTGAAGATCGAGAAGGGCGTGTTCCCGTGGGCCGCCTCCGGCCGCGCCATCGCCAACGGCCGCGACGAAGGCTTCACCAAGCTGATCTTCGACGCCGAAAGCCACCAGATCATCGGCGGCGGCATCGTCGGCCCGCACGCCGGCGACATGATCGGCGAGGTGTGCCTGGCGATCGAGATGGGTTGCGACGCGACCGACATTGGCAAGACCATCCACCCGCACCCGACCATGGGCGAGTCCATCGGCATGGCCGCGGAAGTGGCGCACGGCACCTGCACGGACCTGCCGCCGCAACGCAAGAAGTAA
- the aceF gene encoding dihydrolipoyllysine-residue acetyltransferase, with protein MSNLIELKVPDIGGHSNVDIIEVFIAPGQTVSVDDSLITLETDKATMEVPAEAAGVIKEVKVAVGGKISEGDVIAILEVGAAASAPAPAAAAPAPAAAPAAAPAPVAAAPAAAPAASGRSEIRVPDIGGHNGVDVIEVTVKVGDDIAVDDSLITLETDKATMEVPATAAGKVVEVKIKVGDKVSEGDLIVVVEGAVAAASAPAAAAPVPAAAPAAPAQVAAAPAAAPAVAPVAAAVSAAIDEIAFSKAHAGPSVRRLARELGVDLGKVKGNGRKGRITEDDVKAFVKGVMQNPAILAPAAAPAGSGAGLDLLPWPKVDFAKFGPIETKPLSRIQKISGANLSRNWVMIPHVTFNDECDITELEDFRKTVGKEWEKSGLKISPLAFIIKAAAEALKAFPTFNSSLDGDNLVLKQYYHIGFAADTPNGLVVPVIKDADKKGLRQIAQELTDLSKLAREGKLKPTDMQGATFTISSLGGIGGTSFTPIVNAPEVAILGVCKSQIKPVWNGKEFAPRLMCPLSLSFDHRVIDGAAAARFTVHLGKLLTDVRRLIL; from the coding sequence ATGAGCAATCTGATCGAACTGAAAGTGCCCGACATCGGCGGTCACAGCAACGTAGACATCATCGAAGTATTCATCGCCCCGGGCCAGACCGTGTCCGTGGACGACTCCCTGATCACCCTGGAAACCGACAAGGCCACCATGGAAGTGCCGGCCGAAGCCGCCGGCGTGATCAAGGAAGTGAAAGTCGCCGTGGGCGGCAAGATTTCCGAAGGCGACGTGATCGCCATCCTGGAAGTGGGCGCCGCCGCGTCCGCTCCGGCCCCGGCAGCAGCCGCGCCGGCACCCGCAGCCGCTCCGGCCGCTGCCCCGGCTCCGGTGGCCGCCGCTCCTGCTGCCGCGCCGGCGGCTTCCGGCCGCAGCGAAATCCGCGTGCCGGACATCGGCGGCCATAACGGCGTCGACGTGATCGAAGTGACTGTCAAAGTGGGCGACGACATCGCCGTCGACGACAGCCTGATCACGCTGGAAACCGACAAGGCCACCATGGAAGTGCCGGCTACCGCCGCCGGCAAGGTGGTGGAAGTGAAGATCAAGGTGGGCGACAAGGTCAGCGAAGGCGACCTGATCGTCGTGGTGGAAGGCGCTGTCGCAGCCGCCTCCGCCCCGGCAGCCGCTGCGCCGGTTCCGGCAGCAGCCCCGGCCGCTCCGGCCCAGGTCGCCGCCGCGCCTGCAGCCGCGCCGGCCGTGGCGCCGGTAGCCGCCGCCGTGTCCGCCGCCATCGACGAAATCGCCTTCTCCAAGGCCCACGCCGGTCCGTCCGTGCGCCGCCTGGCGCGCGAGCTGGGCGTGGACCTGGGCAAGGTGAAGGGCAACGGCCGCAAGGGCCGCATCACCGAAGACGACGTCAAGGCCTTCGTCAAGGGCGTGATGCAGAACCCGGCTATTCTGGCTCCGGCCGCCGCGCCGGCCGGCTCCGGCGCGGGTCTGGACCTGCTGCCGTGGCCGAAGGTGGACTTCGCCAAGTTCGGCCCGATCGAAACCAAGCCGCTGTCCCGCATCCAGAAGATCTCCGGCGCCAACCTGTCGCGCAACTGGGTGATGATCCCGCACGTCACGTTCAACGACGAGTGCGACATCACCGAGCTGGAAGACTTCCGCAAGACCGTGGGCAAGGAATGGGAAAAGTCCGGCCTGAAGATCAGCCCGCTGGCCTTCATCATCAAGGCCGCCGCCGAGGCGCTGAAGGCCTTCCCGACCTTCAACAGCTCGCTGGACGGCGACAACCTGGTGCTGAAGCAGTACTACCACATCGGTTTCGCCGCCGACACGCCTAACGGCCTGGTGGTGCCGGTAATCAAGGACGCGGACAAGAAGGGCCTGCGCCAGATCGCCCAGGAACTGACCGACCTGTCCAAGCTGGCCCGCGAAGGCAAGCTGAAGCCGACCGACATGCAGGGCGCGACCTTCACCATCTCGTCCCTGGGCGGCATCGGCGGCACCAGCTTCACGCCTATCGTCAACGCGCCGGAAGTGGCCATCCTTGGCGTCTGCAAGTCGCAGATCAAGCCGGTGTGGAACGGCAAGGAATTCGCGCCGCGCCTGATGTGCCCGCTCTCCCTGTCCTTCGATCACCGCGTGATCGACGGCGCGGCCGCGGCCCGCTTCACCGTGCACCTGGGCAAGCTGCTGACCGACGTGCGCCGTCTGATCCTGTAA